The following proteins are co-located in the Bradyrhizobium sp. AZCC 2176 genome:
- the surE gene encoding 5'/3'-nucleotidase SurE: MRILCTNDDGIHAPGLKIVEEIARALSDDVWIVAPELDQSGVSHSLSLNDPLRLREVGPRHFAVRGTPTDCVIMGSRHILGEKMPDLVLSGVNKGRNVAEDVVYSGTIAGALEGTILGIPSFALSQEFSIETRHAPLWDTALKFGPDILRKVIDAGVPKNTVINVNFPACTPDQVKGISVTRQGKRNLGFLKVDKRHDGRGNPYFWIGFERAAMMDTPAEGTDLAALAARYVSVTPLRLDRTDEAFSEELTTTLK; encoded by the coding sequence ATGCGAATTCTCTGCACCAACGACGACGGCATCCACGCGCCGGGTCTGAAGATCGTCGAGGAGATCGCCCGCGCGCTGTCCGACGACGTCTGGATCGTGGCGCCGGAGCTCGATCAGTCCGGCGTCTCGCATTCGTTGTCGCTGAACGATCCCCTGCGGCTGCGCGAAGTCGGTCCGCGCCATTTCGCGGTGCGGGGCACGCCGACTGATTGCGTGATCATGGGCTCGCGCCACATCCTCGGCGAGAAGATGCCTGATCTCGTGCTGTCCGGCGTCAACAAGGGCCGCAACGTCGCCGAGGACGTGGTCTATTCCGGCACCATCGCCGGCGCCCTCGAAGGCACGATCCTGGGCATCCCGTCATTCGCGCTGAGCCAGGAATTCTCCATCGAGACCCGTCACGCGCCGCTGTGGGACACTGCGCTGAAATTCGGTCCGGATATCCTGCGCAAGGTGATCGATGCGGGCGTACCGAAGAACACGGTGATCAACGTCAATTTTCCAGCCTGCACGCCAGATCAGGTCAAGGGTATCAGCGTGACGCGGCAGGGCAAGCGCAACCTCGGCTTCCTCAAGGTCGACAAGCGCCACGACGGCCGCGGCAATCCCTATTTCTGGATCGGCTTCGAGCGCGCCGCGATGATGGATACGCCGGCGGAAGGCACCGATCTTGCCGCACTTGCCGCACGCTACGTCTCGGTCACCCCGCTGCGGCTTGATCGGACTGACGAAGCGTTCTCGGAAGAGCTGACGACGACGTTGAAGTAA
- a CDS encoding response regulator, producing the protein MIATRPAGCSVFLVEDEVMIRMMVADMLEELGHSVAAEAGEIGEAVKLVQSTEFDLAILDVNVNGKVITPVAELITARNRPFIFATGYGSSGLPQEYRDRPALQKPFQLETLAQVIAATLKSAPV; encoded by the coding sequence ATGATAGCGACACGGCCGGCGGGCTGTTCTGTATTCCTCGTCGAAGACGAGGTTATGATCCGGATGATGGTCGCTGACATGCTGGAAGAGCTGGGCCACAGCGTAGCTGCCGAGGCCGGCGAAATCGGCGAAGCGGTCAAGCTGGTGCAATCGACCGAATTCGACCTCGCCATTCTCGACGTTAACGTCAACGGCAAGGTGATTACGCCGGTGGCCGAGCTGATCACAGCGCGCAACCGCCCGTTCATCTTTGCGACCGGCTACGGCTCCTCCGGCCTGCCCCAGGAATATCGCGACCGCCCCGCACTGCAGAAGCCGTTCCAACTGGAAACGCTGGCGCAGGTTATCGCCGCTACGTTGAAGAGCGCGCCGGTATAG
- a CDS encoding protein-L-isoaspartate(D-aspartate) O-methyltransferase translates to MSQEPPEKMMFQLTLRRRGISDLAVLRAMEAVPREVFVAAGDRGHAYRDSALGIACGQTISQPFVVAYMTEQLQLRKDHKVLEIGTGSGYQAAVLSRLCAHVLTIERYRTLADAARDRLEALGYFNIEVMLGDGFDIPPGAGDFDRIIVTAAMEQIPDSLQQRLEPGGILIVPVGPHHGTQTLVRVTRTESGFERKELVDVRFVPALPGIAREL, encoded by the coding sequence ATGTCGCAAGAACCGCCCGAGAAGATGATGTTTCAGCTCACCCTGCGGCGGCGGGGGATCAGCGACCTGGCGGTGCTGCGCGCCATGGAAGCAGTGCCACGGGAGGTTTTCGTGGCGGCCGGCGACCGCGGTCACGCCTACCGCGACAGCGCGCTCGGCATCGCCTGCGGGCAGACCATCAGCCAGCCCTTCGTGGTGGCCTACATGACCGAGCAGTTGCAACTGCGGAAGGACCACAAGGTGCTCGAGATCGGTACCGGCTCCGGCTATCAGGCCGCGGTGCTGTCGCGGCTATGCGCGCATGTCCTGACCATCGAGCGCTACCGGACGCTGGCGGACGCGGCCCGCGATCGGCTCGAGGCGCTCGGCTATTTCAATATCGAGGTGATGCTCGGCGACGGCTTCGACATTCCGCCCGGCGCCGGCGATTTCGATCGCATCATCGTCACTGCCGCGATGGAGCAAATCCCGGATAGCCTGCAGCAGCGGCTCGAGCCCGGCGGGATCCTGATCGTACCGGTCGGCCCGCATCATGGCACCCAGACGCTGGTGCGGGTCACCAGGACCGAGAGCGGTTTCGAGCGCAAGGAATTGGTCGATGTCCGCTTCGTCCCGGCCCTGCCGGGAATTGCCCGCGAACTGTAG
- a CDS encoding peptidoglycan DD-metalloendopeptidase family protein, translated as MSRVAELLRSRRVPQVAVLALMSVGFAGCSADMQTRFSDSSFSNPFASQPEATGSVRTPAAERRELPQYARPQNSAPQFQSQALPPPAVNAPQAYPASSGGVSGGGRGVSSYAPPSHPPIETTATVPPRSVAAARPAAPNGTTIIVGTSDTLDILAKRYNVSAAAILQANGYKGPRVLSPGQQLIIPRQTATAAAPALAAPAGKPVAAAATTPSSVHIVNRGDTLMSIARRNSVPVAELAKANNLDQSAKLSLGMKLTVPGSKSAAAAPVAQPVAAAAPAQPVAPVAAPATKVAAAGGPPQSARLASATTNVTEEKPVVEQASIKPSEATGALPTFRWPVRGKVITSYGAKTNGKSNDGINLAVPEGTPVKAAEDGVVAYSGNELKGYGNLVLVRHSNGYVTAYAHASELMVKRGDTIKRGQIIAKSGQSGEVGSPQLHFEIRKGSSPVDPLQFLNGA; from the coding sequence ATGTCCCGTGTCGCCGAGTTGCTTCGCTCGCGTCGGGTGCCGCAAGTCGCGGTGCTGGCGCTGATGTCGGTCGGCTTTGCCGGCTGCAGCGCCGATATGCAGACGCGCTTTTCCGATAGCTCGTTCTCCAATCCCTTTGCCTCGCAGCCCGAAGCGACCGGTTCGGTGCGCACGCCGGCCGCCGAACGCCGCGAGCTGCCGCAATACGCCCGGCCGCAGAATTCGGCTCCGCAATTCCAGTCCCAGGCCCTGCCGCCGCCTGCCGTCAACGCTCCGCAAGCTTATCCGGCCAGCTCGGGCGGGGTATCGGGAGGAGGGCGCGGGGTTTCGTCATATGCGCCGCCGTCCCATCCACCCATCGAGACCACCGCCACGGTACCGCCGCGCTCGGTTGCGGCTGCGCGCCCGGCTGCGCCGAACGGCACCACCATCATCGTCGGCACCAGCGACACGCTCGACATTCTGGCGAAGCGCTACAACGTTTCAGCCGCCGCGATCCTGCAGGCCAATGGCTACAAGGGCCCGCGCGTGCTCTCGCCCGGCCAGCAACTGATCATTCCGCGGCAGACGGCGACGGCTGCTGCACCGGCGCTCGCGGCCCCGGCCGGCAAGCCGGTTGCCGCTGCGGCCACCACCCCGTCGAGCGTCCATATCGTCAATCGCGGCGACACGCTGATGAGCATCGCGCGCCGGAACAGCGTCCCGGTCGCCGAACTCGCCAAGGCCAACAATCTCGATCAGTCCGCCAAGCTCAGCCTTGGCATGAAGCTGACCGTGCCCGGTTCGAAGTCCGCGGCTGCTGCGCCAGTGGCGCAGCCCGTCGCCGCAGCCGCCCCCGCTCAGCCGGTCGCCCCGGTCGCTGCGCCGGCCACCAAGGTGGCCGCAGCCGGCGGTCCGCCGCAGAGCGCGCGGCTGGCCTCCGCCACCACGAATGTCACGGAAGAAAAGCCCGTCGTCGAGCAAGCTTCCATCAAGCCCAGTGAAGCCACCGGCGCGCTGCCGACCTTCCGCTGGCCGGTGCGCGGCAAGGTGATCACGAGCTACGGCGCCAAGACCAACGGCAAATCGAATGACGGCATCAACCTGGCTGTGCCGGAAGGCACGCCGGTGAAGGCGGCGGAAGACGGCGTGGTCGCCTATTCCGGCAACGAGCTCAAGGGTTACGGCAATCTGGTTCTGGTGCGGCACTCCAACGGTTACGTCACCGCATATGCCCATGCGAGTGAACTGATGGTGAAGCGCGGGGATACGATCAAGCGCGGCCAGATCATTGCCAAGTCGGGTCAATCGGGCGAGGTGGGGTCGCCGCAGCTCCACTTCGAGATCCGCAAGGGATCGTCGCCGGTTGACCCGCTTCAATTCCTGAACGGGGCGTGA
- a CDS encoding ATP-binding protein, translating to MPKKAKKTATQTATRATLKATSRGQAKTATKGPANTLNGATAERIATALEAIAGHLSAAAPAAGSAYSFGSADAFVWHPDGRLSPVPRVSRVDLGLLKGIDRMRDILIENTERFADGLPANNALLWGARGMGKSSLVKATHANINIDRKPSDRLKLIEIHREDIESLPGLMDLLRSSDFRFIVFCDDLSFDGNDASYKSLKAVLEGGIEGRPDNVILYATSNRRHLLAREMIENERSTAINPGEAVEEKVSLSDRFGLWLGFHRCSQDEYLAMVRGYCGHFGIKIADDELEREALEWSTTRGSRSGRVAWQFTQELAGRLGVRLSGK from the coding sequence ATGCCGAAAAAAGCCAAGAAAACAGCGACTCAAACAGCGACCCGCGCCACCCTCAAGGCCACCTCGCGCGGCCAAGCGAAAACCGCGACAAAAGGTCCGGCAAATACGCTCAACGGCGCCACCGCCGAGCGGATCGCCACCGCGCTGGAAGCCATCGCCGGCCACCTTTCCGCGGCCGCTCCGGCGGCGGGAAGCGCCTACTCGTTCGGCTCCGCCGACGCCTTTGTCTGGCATCCGGACGGACGCCTGTCGCCGGTGCCGCGCGTCAGCCGCGTCGACCTTGGGCTGCTCAAGGGCATCGACCGGATGCGGGACATCCTGATCGAGAACACCGAGCGCTTCGCCGACGGCCTGCCCGCCAACAACGCGCTGCTGTGGGGCGCGCGCGGCATGGGCAAGTCCTCGCTGGTGAAGGCGACGCATGCCAATATCAACATCGATCGCAAGCCTTCCGACCGGCTCAAGCTGATCGAGATTCACCGCGAGGACATCGAGAGCCTGCCGGGCCTGATGGATCTGCTGCGCAGCTCCGATTTCCGCTTCATCGTGTTCTGCGACGACCTCTCCTTCGACGGCAACGACGCCTCCTACAAATCGCTGAAGGCGGTGCTGGAAGGCGGCATCGAGGGACGTCCCGACAATGTCATCCTCTACGCCACCTCGAACCGGCGGCACCTGCTCGCCCGCGAGATGATCGAGAACGAGCGTTCGACCGCGATCAACCCGGGCGAAGCGGTCGAGGAGAAGGTGTCGCTGTCGGACCGTTTTGGTCTATGGCTCGGCTTTCACCGCTGCAGCCAGGACGAGTACCTCGCCATGGTACGCGGCTATTGCGGCCATTTCGGCATCAAGATCGCCGACGACGAACTGGAGCGCGAGGCGCTGGAATGGTCGACCACGCGCGGTTCGCGGTCGGGCCGCGTCGCCTGGCAGTTCACACAGGAACTGGCGGGACGGCTGGGCGTGAGGCTTTCGGGGAAGTGA
- the yajC gene encoding preprotein translocase subunit YajC, with the protein MLITPAYAQAAAGGDANSMLMSLLPFALIFVIMYFLILRPQQKKVKDHQELVKNIRRGDTVVTSGGLVGKVTKVVDDDQIEFEISDGVRVRQMRQMISGVRAKGEPAKEKSEAKDETSAS; encoded by the coding sequence ATGCTGATTACCCCTGCGTACGCCCAGGCTGCGGCCGGCGGCGATGCCAACAGCATGTTGATGTCGTTGCTGCCGTTCGCGCTGATCTTCGTGATCATGTACTTCCTGATTCTGCGTCCGCAGCAGAAGAAGGTGAAGGATCATCAGGAGCTCGTCAAAAACATCCGCCGTGGCGACACCGTGGTGACCTCGGGCGGCCTGGTCGGCAAGGTGACCAAGGTGGTGGACGACGACCAGATCGAGTTCGAGATTTCGGACGGCGTCCGAGTGCGGCAGATGCGGCAGATGATTTCGGGCGTCCGCGCCAAGGGCGAGCCGGCCAAGGAAAAGAGTGAGGCCAAGGACGAGACGTCCGCGAGCTGA
- the secD gene encoding protein translocase subunit SecD, whose protein sequence is MLYFTRWKALAIILTALIVCLCAVPNFFSQERVKTWPLWAQRHIVLGLDLQGGSYLLLEVDSNYVKKEKLDQVRDEVRRVLRDAKIGYTGLSARADAVEVRVKDSDLQAALPKLRELSQPLGGLLGSSGQRSLEVSDAGGGLIRLAVPQAAITDRIRQTIEQSIQIVERRVNQLGTVEPVIQRQGTDRILVQVPGLQDPTRLKDLLGKTAKMEFRMVDSTVSPEQAQQGRVPADSEVLMSASSPKVPYVIKRQVLVSGGDLTDAQPGFDQRTNEPIVSFRFNTSGARKFAQATTENVGQPFAIVLDNEVISAPVIREPITGGSGQISGSFTVQAANDLAILLRAGALPAPLTVIEERTVGPGLGQDSIEKGELAAYVGSIMVIVFMLVTYRLFGVFANIAVAINVAMIFGLLSLLNATLTLPGIAGIVLTVGIAVDSNVLIYERIREELRGGRNAISAIDAGFRRALSTILDSNITTFIAAAVLFYIGTGPVRGFAVTLGIGIITTVFTAFTLTSLIVAGWVRWKRPKTVPI, encoded by the coding sequence ATGTTGTATTTCACGCGGTGGAAGGCGCTGGCGATCATTCTGACCGCGCTGATCGTCTGCCTGTGCGCGGTTCCGAACTTCTTTTCCCAGGAGAGAGTGAAGACCTGGCCGCTTTGGGCGCAGCGGCACATCGTGCTCGGCCTCGATTTGCAGGGGGGGTCCTATCTGCTGCTCGAAGTCGATTCCAACTACGTGAAGAAGGAAAAGCTCGATCAGGTGCGCGATGAAGTCCGCCGCGTGCTGCGCGACGCCAAGATCGGCTACACCGGACTTTCCGCGCGCGCCGACGCGGTCGAGGTTCGCGTCAAGGACAGCGACCTGCAGGCGGCGCTTCCAAAGCTGCGTGAACTATCGCAGCCGCTCGGCGGTCTGCTCGGCTCCTCCGGCCAGCGCAGCCTCGAGGTTTCGGACGCCGGCGGCGGGCTGATCCGCCTCGCAGTGCCGCAAGCCGCCATTACCGATCGTATCCGGCAAACGATCGAACAATCGATCCAGATCGTCGAGCGTCGCGTCAATCAGCTCGGCACCGTTGAGCCGGTGATCCAGCGGCAGGGCACCGACCGAATTCTGGTGCAAGTGCCGGGCTTGCAGGACCCGACCCGGTTGAAGGATCTGCTCGGCAAGACCGCCAAGATGGAATTCCGCATGGTCGACTCGACCGTGTCGCCAGAACAGGCCCAGCAGGGCCGAGTGCCTGCGGACTCAGAAGTGCTGATGAGCGCGTCGTCGCCAAAGGTGCCCTACGTCATCAAGAGGCAGGTCCTGGTGTCTGGCGGTGACCTCACCGATGCGCAGCCCGGGTTTGACCAGCGCACCAACGAGCCGATCGTCAGCTTCCGCTTCAACACCTCAGGCGCGCGAAAATTCGCCCAGGCGACCACCGAGAATGTCGGACAGCCGTTTGCGATCGTGCTCGATAATGAGGTGATTTCCGCGCCTGTGATCCGCGAGCCGATCACCGGCGGCTCCGGCCAGATTTCCGGCAGCTTCACCGTGCAGGCCGCCAACGATCTGGCCATCCTGCTGCGCGCCGGCGCGCTGCCGGCGCCGCTGACCGTGATCGAGGAACGCACCGTCGGTCCGGGCCTTGGCCAGGACTCGATCGAAAAGGGCGAATTGGCGGCCTATGTCGGTTCGATCATGGTCATCGTGTTCATGCTGGTCACCTACCGCCTGTTCGGGGTATTTGCCAACATCGCGGTCGCCATCAACGTTGCGATGATCTTCGGTCTGTTGTCGTTGTTGAATGCGACGTTGACGCTGCCCGGCATCGCCGGCATCGTGCTCACGGTCGGTATTGCCGTCGACTCCAACGTGCTGATCTATGAGCGCATCCGCGAAGAATTGCGCGGCGGGCGCAATGCGATCTCGGCGATCGACGCCGGCTTCAGGCGCGCGCTGTCGACCATTCTCGACTCCAACATCACCACCTTCATCGCTGCCGCGGTGCTGTTCTATATCGGCACCGGCCCGGTCCGCGGCTTTGCCGTCACGCTCGGCATTGGTATCATCACCACGGTCTTTACCGCGTTTACGCTCACCAGCCTGATCGTTGCCGGTTGGGTGCGGTGGAAGCGACCGAAGACCGTGCCGATTTAA
- the secF gene encoding protein translocase subunit SecF, whose amino-acid sequence MTNYVLIGLGILIVVLTVVAVLDLLPPLRIVPDDTHFDFTRFRRISFPISAALSILAIVLFFTHGLNFGIDFRGGTLLEVQNKSGPADIGAMRATLSTLGLGDIQLQQFGGPSDVLIRVAEQPGGDAAQQAAVQKVRGALGDSVEYRRVEVVGPRVSGELLAYGMVGLMLAILAILIYLWFRFEWQFALGAMIANVHDIVLTIGFMSISQVDFDLTSIAALLTILGYSLNDTVVIYDRIREMLRRYKKMPMPQLLNESINSTLSRSIITHVTVTLALLALLLFGGHAIHSFTAVMMFGVVLVGTYTSIFIAAPILIYLGVGEHRDAPDRPAKK is encoded by the coding sequence GTGACTAACTACGTTCTCATCGGTCTGGGCATTCTGATCGTCGTGCTGACGGTGGTCGCGGTGCTCGATCTGTTGCCGCCGTTGCGCATCGTTCCCGACGATACGCATTTCGATTTTACGCGTTTTCGCCGCATCAGCTTTCCGATCTCGGCCGCGCTTTCGATTCTAGCGATCGTGCTGTTCTTCACTCATGGGCTGAATTTCGGCATCGACTTCAGAGGCGGTACGCTGCTGGAGGTGCAGAACAAGTCCGGCCCCGCCGACATCGGCGCGATGCGCGCAACACTGAGCACGCTCGGGCTCGGCGACATCCAGTTGCAGCAGTTCGGCGGTCCCTCGGACGTGCTGATCCGGGTGGCCGAGCAGCCGGGCGGCGACGCCGCGCAGCAGGCGGCGGTGCAGAAGGTCCGCGGCGCGCTCGGAGACAGCGTCGAATATCGTCGCGTCGAGGTGGTGGGGCCGCGGGTTTCCGGTGAATTGCTGGCCTACGGCATGGTCGGCCTGATGCTCGCGATCCTCGCGATCCTGATCTACCTCTGGTTCCGGTTCGAGTGGCAGTTCGCACTGGGCGCCATGATCGCCAACGTCCATGACATTGTGCTGACGATCGGCTTCATGTCGATCTCGCAGGTCGATTTCGACCTCACCAGCATCGCGGCGCTCTTGACCATTCTCGGTTACTCCCTGAACGACACGGTCGTGATCTACGACCGCATCCGGGAAATGCTGCGGCGCTACAAGAAAATGCCGATGCCGCAGCTTCTCAACGAATCCATCAATTCGACATTGTCGCGTTCGATCATCACCCACGTCACGGTGACGCTGGCATTGCTCGCGCTGTTGCTGTTCGGCGGCCACGCGATCCACAGCTTCACGGCGGTCATGATGTTCGGCGTGGTGCTGGTCGGCACCTACACCTCGATCTTCATCGCCGCGCCGATCCTGATCTATCTCGGCGTCGGTGAGCACCGCGACGCGCCGGATAGGCCTGCGAAGAAGTAA
- a CDS encoding Mth938-like domain-containing protein: MATSSDAPHLPRSAPIEAYGKGGFAFADMSHRGSLLCLPDAIWAWQVTKAADIDEYSLARVFKSANSIDTLIVGTGTEVWVPPRGLREALRAVHVVLDAMQTGPAIRTYNIMLGERRRVAAALIAVP, translated from the coding sequence ATGGCTACTTCCTCGGACGCTCCGCATCTTCCGAGGTCGGCGCCGATCGAAGCCTACGGCAAGGGCGGCTTCGCCTTCGCCGACATGTCGCATCGCGGCTCGCTGCTGTGCCTGCCGGATGCGATCTGGGCCTGGCAGGTAACGAAAGCGGCGGACATCGACGAGTATTCGCTCGCGCGCGTATTCAAGTCCGCCAATTCGATCGATACGCTGATCGTCGGCACCGGCACTGAAGTCTGGGTGCCGCCGCGGGGCCTCCGCGAGGCGCTGCGCGCCGTGCACGTGGTGCTCGATGCGATGCAGACGGGCCCCGCGATCCGCACCTACAACATCATGCTGGGCGAGCGCCGGCGCGTTGCGGCGGCGCTGATCGCGGTGCCATGA
- a CDS encoding phytoene/squalene synthase family protein, protein MSETATSKESAAFCADLVRTHDFIRYASTLFLPVAQRRALLSVYAFNVEISRVREQVSQPLPGEIRLQWWTDMLEGAGHGGVEGNPVAAELLQTIGEFHLPIEPLSRLIEEHQFDLYNDPMPSVAALEGYVTDTASALFSLGARIAAQPSAATDHLARHAGLAQGIVQVIAALPLDAARRQLFLPLQLLQQHGSGMEEVFAGKQTPGARAAIDQLVADARKHLRTAFELLPHVPPQARPVFLPLALVRRDLKRMSRADFDPFVPQVRSRLRTLWTLWRASRSREFGG, encoded by the coding sequence ATGAGCGAGACGGCAACGTCGAAGGAGTCCGCCGCGTTCTGCGCCGATCTGGTGCGCACGCACGATTTCATACGCTACGCATCGACCCTATTCCTGCCGGTAGCCCAGCGCCGCGCGCTGCTGTCGGTCTACGCGTTCAACGTCGAGATCTCGCGCGTGCGCGAGCAGGTCAGCCAGCCTCTGCCGGGCGAAATTCGGCTGCAATGGTGGACCGACATGCTGGAAGGCGCCGGCCATGGCGGCGTCGAAGGCAACCCGGTCGCAGCCGAACTGTTGCAGACGATCGGCGAATTCCACCTGCCGATCGAGCCGCTGTCGCGGTTGATCGAGGAGCATCAGTTCGACCTCTATAACGATCCGATGCCGTCCGTGGCGGCGCTGGAGGGGTATGTCACCGACACCGCCTCGGCGCTGTTCTCGCTCGGCGCGCGAATCGCGGCACAGCCGTCGGCGGCGACCGACCATCTGGCGCGCCATGCCGGGCTGGCCCAGGGCATCGTGCAGGTGATTGCAGCACTGCCGCTTGATGCCGCGCGACGTCAGCTATTCCTGCCGCTGCAATTGCTGCAGCAACACGGCAGCGGGATGGAAGAAGTGTTCGCGGGCAAGCAGACGCCGGGCGCACGTGCCGCGATCGACCAGTTGGTGGCGGATGCCCGAAAGCATCTCCGCACCGCCTTCGAGTTGCTCCCACACGTGCCGCCGCAAGCGCGGCCGGTGTTCCTTCCGCTGGCGCTGGTCCGCCGCGACCTGAAGCGCATGTCACGTGCTGATTTCGATCCGTTCGTACCGCAGGTGCGGTCGCGGCTGCGGACCCTGTGGACGCTGTGGCGCGCGTCGCGGTCGCGCGAGTTTGGCGGGTAG
- a CDS encoding serine/threonine protein kinase, with amino-acid sequence MSLPKDDTATLSARWTEGVLLKRDVFSTVERGRFRDDTGEVDAVLRRLDQVPLWSYPLARHLFARERRALALARDLDVGPKLLWAGRSALVRGFIDGVALHLAKPHGDLAYFRSAKLALRKLHQAGICHNDLAKEQNWLRGSNGHAYVTDFQLAACFNSRSRLFRIAAYEDLRHLLKHKRSYAPQALTPMERKILARKSFVASLWLKTGKKVYQAITRGLFNFTDREGGGRRLVNDAPVLIDLIRKNPDVRDTAIVAFADRRTGVGLYAFVEADKVALEKQLRSELAAAKGVKPPEHIQVVHALPRDAAGKPRTEILQLVAMNQLDLIEPLITSDVDRAFLKDILESRKNLRDRFNFESADMDRPSQ; translated from the coding sequence ATGAGCTTGCCCAAGGACGACACCGCGACCCTGTCGGCGCGATGGACCGAAGGCGTGCTGCTGAAGCGCGACGTGTTCTCGACCGTCGAACGCGGCCGCTTTCGCGATGATACCGGCGAAGTCGACGCGGTGCTGCGCCGGCTCGATCAGGTGCCGCTGTGGTCCTATCCGCTCGCCCGCCATCTGTTCGCCCGCGAGCGCCGCGCGCTGGCGCTGGCGCGCGACCTCGACGTCGGCCCGAAACTGCTCTGGGCCGGCCGGAGTGCGTTGGTGCGCGGCTTCATCGACGGCGTCGCGCTGCATCTGGCAAAACCCCATGGCGACCTCGCCTATTTCCGCTCCGCCAAACTGGCCCTGCGCAAGCTGCACCAGGCCGGTATCTGCCATAACGACCTCGCCAAGGAGCAGAACTGGCTCCGTGGCAGCAACGGCCACGCCTATGTTACCGATTTTCAGCTTGCCGCTTGCTTCAACTCCCGCAGCCGGCTGTTCCGGATCGCGGCCTACGAGGATTTGCGGCATCTGCTGAAGCACAAGCGCAGCTATGCGCCACAGGCGCTGACGCCGATGGAGCGCAAGATCCTGGCGCGCAAATCCTTTGTCGCGAGCCTCTGGCTCAAGACTGGCAAGAAGGTCTATCAGGCGATCACCCGCGGCTTGTTCAACTTCACCGATCGCGAAGGCGGCGGCCGCCGGCTGGTGAACGACGCGCCTGTCCTGATCGATTTGATCAGGAAGAACCCTGATGTGCGCGACACTGCCATTGTCGCGTTCGCCGACCGCCGCACCGGCGTCGGGCTGTACGCCTTTGTCGAGGCCGACAAGGTCGCGTTGGAAAAGCAGTTGCGCAGCGAGCTCGCTGCCGCCAAGGGCGTCAAGCCGCCGGAGCATATCCAGGTGGTGCACGCCCTGCCGCGCGATGCCGCCGGCAAGCCGCGCACGGAAATATTGCAGCTCGTCGCGATGAACCAACTCGACCTGATCGAGCCGCTGATCACGAGCGACGTCGACCGCGCGTTCCTGAAGGACATTCTGGAGTCGCGGAAGAATTTGCGGGACCGGTTCAATTTCGAGTCCGCGGATATGGATCGGCCTTCGCAGTGA